In Chryseobacterium sp., the genomic window GCACAGACTATTTTCCATAAAAAAGAGCCTAGAAACCTGGGAGCCGCTTACCAGTTTTATTGTGGTAAAACATTGGAAAATGCCCACTCTGCTGAGGCTGATGTAATGGCTACGTTCGAAGTTCTGGACGCACAGGTGGGAAAATATGATGACATTCCAAACGAAATTGCTCCGCTAAGCGAGTTCACGTTCCATAATAAAAATGCAGATCTTGCCGGATTTATCGGCTACAATGACAAGATGGAAGAAGTTTTCAATTTCGGAAAATATAAAGGCCAGGGGGTAAAAGCCGTATTCCAAAAAGATCTCGGATATTTCGGATGGCTTCAGAATGCCGATTTCCCACTGTATACCAAGAAAGTTTTCACCAAGATTCAATTATCAAGTAAATTTTAAAAATGTCTGATCTGGTTCGTTTTAAATTTTATGAAACTGCCCTTGAAGCCAACAGGGACAAACAGATACTGGCAGAAAATGGGATCAACAGCTTCATTGCCAATGAACAGCTCATTCAATCCGACTGGCTGCTGTCACAGGCGGTAGGCGGAATCCAGCTTCAGGTTTTTGAAGATGACATTGAAAAGGCAAAACAGATTCTCACAGATTATAAGGAAAATGAAGCATTTTCTTTAGAGGTAGAACATACCATCAGTGATCCCGAATTTGATTTTGTATGCCCGAAATGCGGATCGAATCATATTTACAGGGATGACAGCGCCACCAGCTTCTTTGGAATTTCTTTTCTGACGAGCCATAAATTCAAATGTTATTATTGCGGGAATGAATTTACCCATTAACCTGTTAGGAATTAATAGTCTTTAGCCCATCTAAAAGATTGCTTCGTTCCTCGCAATGACGAAGTCAAAAAAATAAAATAAAAAGAGTTATGAAAATCATCTGCATTGGAAGAAACTACAGCGAACACGCAAAAGAATTAGGAAATGAAATTCCGGAGAACCCAGTTATCTTTATGAAACCTGATACTGCAGTGTTAAAAGGAAATGATTTTTACATCCCTGAATTTTCAAATGATATCCACTACGAACTGGAGGTGGTATTAAAAATTTCAAAAGGCGGAAAATACATTCAGAAAGAATCTGCTCATAAGCATTACGAAGAAATAGGATTAGGAATAGACTTTACCGCCAGAGATCTTCAGTCTGAACTGAAATCCAAAGGGCTTCCGTGGGAGCTTGCCAAAGGTTTTGACGGCTCTGCGGTAGTGGGAAATTTCTTTAAAAAAGAGAACTATACCCTTGAGAATCTCCAGTTTTCATTACGGCAGAATAAAGAGACGGTACAGGATGGCAATACAAAGGATATGATA contains:
- a CDS encoding 3'-5' exonuclease, yielding MNLKLHKPLCIFDLETTGTNIGKDKIVEICILKVNPDASRESKTWRVNPEISIPKECSEIHGIYDEDVKDAPVFSEIAPKIMEMISGSDLGGFNSNRFDVPLLAEELLRVGVDFDLSKFRLVDAQTIFHKKEPRNLGAAYQFYCGKTLENAHSAEADVMATFEVLDAQVGKYDDIPNEIAPLSEFTFHNKNADLAGFIGYNDKMEEVFNFGKYKGQGVKAVFQKDLGYFGWLQNADFPLYTKKVFTKIQLSSKF
- a CDS encoding DUF2007 domain-containing protein, whose product is MSDLVRFKFYETALEANRDKQILAENGINSFIANEQLIQSDWLLSQAVGGIQLQVFEDDIEKAKQILTDYKENEAFSLEVEHTISDPEFDFVCPKCGSNHIYRDDSATSFFGISFLTSHKFKCYYCGNEFTH
- a CDS encoding fumarylacetoacetate hydrolase family protein; amino-acid sequence: MKIICIGRNYSEHAKELGNEIPENPVIFMKPDTAVLKGNDFYIPEFSNDIHYELEVVLKISKGGKYIQKESAHKHYEEIGLGIDFTARDLQSELKSKGLPWELAKGFDGSAVVGNFFKKENYTLENLQFSLRQNKETVQDGNTKDMIFGFDDIIAFASQYFTLRVGDLIFTGTPKGVGKVSENDVLEAYLEEEKVLDIRIL